In the Doryrhamphus excisus isolate RoL2022-K1 chromosome 2, RoL_Dexc_1.0, whole genome shotgun sequence genome, AGAATGAGAAGGTTCCAACCTGCAGAGTGCTGAGCGTCTCGTCGAGTGCAGCAGCAGTGATGGTGCAGATGATAACGGTTTTGGCATTTCCACCCAGGGAATTCTGAAGGATGCGGGTTAGCTTACTGTCTCTGTAATTTGTGAAGCCCCTGGAAACAGGCACGTTAGGAAAGATGGGATATTATGTCCTTTTATGTACATTAAAATCAATGGATGCCGGAGGATTAGTACTACAGTGTACATCTAGACAAGTCTACGGATATACTGTGTTTGGATAGGACAATATACAACTAAACGAAACGAAAAACAACTTATGGAGGGTTACCCCTCGCCACTTTGTGCTTCAAATTTTCTGGCTGTTTTTCTAAATATTGGGACATATTCTGCTAATTTACGTCCTTTGGTGTTGacttgtagattttttttagattttccaaaatctgcacctattccagctgcactTCCAAGCACTCCCAAGGACCTCCAGACTACtgctgaaccccactttctaattttgttggtgtaggagttgataataaatgaataaaccctggGTTGCATagcaaccgagtggttagcaagcaggcgtcactgctcggagacctgagttcaattcaaacccctgccatctctgtatggagtttgcatgttcttcccgtgcatgcgtaggttttctctgggtactccggtttcctcccacattccaaaaacatgctaggttaattagcgactccaaattgtccataggtatgaatgtgagtgtgaatggttgtttgtctatatgtgccctgtgattggctggcgaccagtccagggtgtaccccgcctctcgcccgaagacagctgggataggctccagcacccccacgaccctcatggaaaatgaatgaatgaatgaatgaatgaaaaaatgaaaataaacccTATAGAGAGCGACTTGTTGTATGAAcaaagagtggtaacgtaggtcTGCGTTTGAGtccagacaatcttggcacaagaCATTGATGATCTTGTAATCAGCATGCACGCAGGTCAGACGCTCCCTGgttgcacactctataatgctacacagacaactgctcACTTACACATTAAAACAGTTAGGACACAAAATAGGTTAAGACAAACAGTTGGGACATAAATTGCTACTTAAAGCTCGACTCTCCTGACTCTTCAAActtgaccaagtaacgttggaaaggtatCGGACTTCAGTAACATCGGAGCATCTCTAGTATTTACTTACCTTTGGCTTTCTTCGCTAAGTTTCTTTATCACTTGGCCGAGTGTGAAAAGGCTGCGATTGATATTGCAGCCTTCTTTGAAGCGGGTTCCTATGATAATAAGACAAGGAGACTAGCGTTTAGTCAAGTACACAAACAACTGGAACAACTTGTCATTGAAGTGAACTTTACCTTCAGCACCAGTTTGGCTCGCTCTCTCCGATCCAGCCAAGTCAACTAAATTCTGACATACAGAAGATAGAGATCaatacatttcaaaaatatactGTTTAATTAAAGAAAAGGAGCTAGCAAAAAAAGAAGCCAGTTTACCAAATGGGAAACAATAACGGCTCCATCTGCATTTATTTCACTCTCAAGGATCTAAAAAGAGAACACAGAGGATAATTCATTGTTTCAACTGCATAATTGTAGACTTGATGCATAATTGAGTCAATTATGCATAAATGAATCCAATCAAAAAGCAGCAGTAGCCTTATTACAACGTTACAACGGAAACTTAATCATTTAATTTGTGAAAGATCATTTTATATAACAAACCATTCGAAAAATCGTGTGTGATCGGCTGCTCCGCTGGTTCATTTTCGTCTTCTCATAGTGCCGATTCTCTGcagggcaaaaaaaacacaccatgaAGCAATGCCAAGTGTAAACCGCCAAAGAAATCATACAGAGGAGCGAAAAAGTCAGACTTACTTTCTCCTTTACGAATCCAAGCGAGGGCTTGAGCAGGAGATTTCACGACTTCTTCAGTCAGGTCAGCAACGTAGATGTTTTTCTGTATACAGTGGATTGAAATTAGGTTGAGCGTTTAAATTTGGAAATTTAAAGAATGCATTCTGCTAATGTGATATAATACTATAGAGTTGTGTGTGCACGCTAATTATCGGaccgttttgtttgtttctttcagctttttcctaaTTTCGGAGTCACCacagcagattttttttcccgtgACATGCAGCAAACTTTCACCACATCTGACAAATTGCAGTCctgttgattcattttctaccgctacaAGTgttgcggcggtgctggagcctatcacagctgtcttcgggcaaaaggcggggtacagcctggactggtcgccagccaatcacagggcacatactgtatagacaaacagccattcacactcacattcatacctatggacaatttggagtcggtaatTATTTATTCAGTGGATCGCTCAATCGTGGCGGAATGTCATTACAAATACTAAACATGTTAAAATGGCGATAAACACTGGCGAAAGTTGGCAGGGCCTCCTCTTACGGCACATGAATGCAAGCTAGCGGGTTTGGCCACCCAGCTAATCTTAGACactcttaacacacacacacaatacacttcCATGAGTATGTGTGTAGGTTTTCGccgttttttcctcccacattccaaaaacatgctaggttaattggcgactccgaattgtccataggtatgaatgtgagtgtgaatggttgtttgtctatatgtgccctgtgattgggtgttgAATTGTcgaggatgtaccccacctctcgccctatgtcaactgggataggctccagcatacccacaacatGAAataatggaatggcctttattgtcattatacaagatgtacaacgagattggagagcttctcctttcagtgcagtggtcaagtttaaaaacaaaaaaaaaaggtatataaaagtagagtaaaaaagacaatttaacaagatatatacaagatatcaaaaatatacacatagtattgcacaggagcatatgcaggagcagatatattgtagattttagtgcaatgataaatgggtcatagtgcaaataatgacattgtattgtattgtattgggttgttaaataaacaacccaattgggttgttaaataaataaatatgattgaggtagtaacagaggcagtgatggaaatattgcacatttgcattacgctaatGACCGCGCTTGTTGTATGTCtgtctgtaaataaaaaagtgggTCACGACTAAACAACCAGGTTGAGACCCCTTGTACTGCATGATTATGATGCAACAATGAAaaggctgcatttttttttccctctctccgaaaagaaaaaaaagtcaacttacATTGATTGTCTCTCTGACTTCTAGAGGTTTTCTTTTCCAGCTGTCCACAAGGAGATCAGTCACTGTTTCATTGTAGATTTCCATGTAAGATACCCTCAGAAGAAACTTCTTATTTGGACACTGCAGACCAAAGAAATGATTTATGATGTGAACTCATTCAATATTGCATATTTCATACAAAGCTACaagatatttttacatttttaatggtgTTGAAGACATCCTCAACAGCAAGCGGTATGACACCAGGAGCATGGTCACTCCCCATCATAGTGAACGTCTTCCCTGAGGATGTCTGTCCGTAGGCAAATatggtgcctgttgtgagagAAACAGAAGATACAAAGTAATTACTTACAaacaggtaggtaggtaggtaggtaggtaggtaggtaggtaggtaggtaggtaggtaggtaggtaggtttcCATGACATACCGTTGTATCCTTCAACAGTTGAAACAACCAATGGCTTTGCGATAGCCTGGTAAAGTTGATTGGTTGTTTCTTCCACGGTGAACACCCGGTCTATTCAAAACAAAGATATGAGTGTACAGTAGATTCTagtctaatttaatttaattttctactCTAATACAACTTTCTTAAACGCAATAAAAAGCAATTTGGTGAAAAACCACACCATAACTGAAGCTCTTGGTTAAGTTGCCATCGTCAATCTGGTAAATTGAGTTCTTATCAGCTTTCCAGAAGAGCTGGACAGGCGCTTCCGTTTCTGATGGACCATTTTTTTCTCtggaacaaaaacaatacattagtCAGATGTTATGATGGCAGAAATACAAATGTGAAGAAATTGGAAAGTGACTTGAGATAACTTGTACTGAGAATTGGATATGTGAGAATAAAATTGACTTGACAGAATTGGTTGTGGTTTCTTGATAATAGTTTGTGCGTTTACATCAGCGGCCTTTTATATTTAGAATTTTATATCATagctctaaggcaggggtctcaaacacgcgacccacgggccaaatatggcccgcaggacactactttgaggcccccgtcttgatatgaaagtttaatgttagtgcggcccgtgcaagtttgatatggatgctgtatggtatcattcattcattcattttctaccgcttttcctcacgagggtcgcggggggtgctggagcctatcccagctgtcttcgggcgtaaggcggggtacaccctagactggtcgccagccaatcacagggcacatatagacaaacaaccattcacactcacattcatacctatggacaatttggagtcgccaattaacctagcatgtttttggaatgtgggaggaaaccggagtacccggagaaaacccacgcatgcacggggagaacatgcaaactccacacagagatgcccgagggtggaattgaaccctcgtctcctacctgtgaggtctgtgcgctaacccctagaccaccgtgccgcccgtatggtatcatgtacccagaaaaaaatattacatttgattaatgttcatgttaaaggttaaataactgttaatagttatcctccctatctgtgtggaagtggtaagtttttggctatttaagtttaaaggaaataacttgaaggctaccgtttaggtcgctagctctctagtttgcgagttagcatgtgtctcaagaccttgcagttgcgcaatatgttgtaaataaaaagagtataaatgtgactatagtcgtgttttgtcatgtctacagggctctaataatgctttgttcattttaatctgaaaaaaataatttgtctacccaccaactatatgtggtttcttaagtttttattatttgccgttttattattattattatatttatttattactgattgattttctttattcttgatttgtttatttatttttcaccttattttgtgtagaaaaataaaaagtaagatatttgagaacagtggaatgttttatcagagcttttattgtagaaaatcggaaccaaagcactgaaaaagtttgtatatttttctgtttttaataaatgcgttttttaagaaaaaaaaactgatgcggcccagccttgcccagaccatagctccagtggcccccaggtaaattgagtttgagacccctggtttacatagATATATGTCATTTGAAAGCTTGTATTAATTCTAAGATGTTTCCAGTATTATGAATGCCAGTCTATGTTAGCTATGAGCATaatacttttgattaatgttgaCTGTGTAGAACTATAAAGGTACTATACTACCAGTCTTTGATTTACCGTTTGATACTGAACAGTTAGTTGGGTTGAAATAAGCCATGGaaataaatgtgacaaaattTAGTGCAGTAAACTTTGAGTTAATACATCTACTAACCGTCGTTGGTGTTTAAAATAATTACAGCAATGATTAAAGTTATTCCAgcaatgtttacatttcaaacACTTACCTCTCAATAGTCGGGCGAACTCGAACGCAAACTTTAACTGCCGATTCTTCGGCCATTTCTAGTCTTAAATTATGTGCAATTCTCAAAAAAACTCTTTCGGTCCTACACTGCAAAACGCTTTTGCCTCGTTTGTATTCAAACATTGCTTTCTGATTGGTCAACGCAGCTTTTGGGCGAGTCCATTGACGAATGGGGGTGTCATGAAAATAAAGCTACAATATTTTAGTTGAATAATTACGTGTAGGCTGTGGCATTGCATGTTTTATGTATAAAAGCTACGTAGTACTACAATTAAAGTGAAATTATTAGTTTGAATTGGcaaatgtgtttgtattttggaATGGCTCATGTTTGCGCAAGCAGAAGCCGACGCGTCTTCCTGTAAACGGCAAGCTCAATGGGACAAATTTAAGATTGTTGCCTCTGCTAAAACGGCGACGACCAGCTCTCTCTAGATTGATAGCTGGTCAAGTGCGGAGACTGGCAGGCATTCACACATGGAAGTAATGGCTATAAACATTTTCACCGAGTCACCAATATATACTTTTTCTAGATCCCTGAATGCTTCTGgcctttaatttgttgatcataattataatcagaataaaataCTTGACAACGATATTAGAATACttagatgtgatttttttttacaagacatACATTCAACAATATAAGACCATGTAATAATATCAGCcaaaaataatagtaaagaaaagtacaatgctAATCAAACACGAAACCAAAGAATTTTAATCACTCGGAAAGAGTGGAACCCTTATAACACATTGCGTCAACGCAACTCGGACTGTTTTTactgaaacacaacaaaacacggAAGTAGGGTGTCGCTGGTTTGTTTCTTCTGGTGGTTTTGCCTTACTTAGATGTGAATTTTTTTACAAGACATACATGCAACAATATAAGACActgtaacaatatcaacaaaaataatagtaaataaaagtacaatgcTAATTAAACATGAAACCAAAGAATTATAATCGCACGGAAAGTGGAACCCTTATAACACATTGCGTCAACGCAACTCGGACTGTTTTTactgaaacacaacaaaacacggAAGTAGGTTGTCGCTGGTTTGTGTCTTCTGGTTGTTTTGCCTTAATTTTCATGTAAAAGTTGATTTAAGAAAAACAATGGCTGTGAGTGCGGTTCACCTGGAGTCTGACGCCTTTCTGGTGTGCATGAACCACGCATTGAGCACCGAGAAAGAAGAAGTGATGGGTTTATGCATCGGAGAGGTAGAATCGACCAGGATCGTCCACATCCACTCTGTCATTATCCTCCGCCGCTCAGACAAGAGAAAAGACCGAGTGGAGATCTCCCCGGAGCAGCTCTCCGCCGCCTCCACAGAGGCTGAGCGTCTGGCGGACATGACAAGCAGACCGATGCGGGTGGTGGGCTGGTACCACTCCCATCCGCACATAACAGTATGGCCCTCGCATGTCGACGTCCGCACGCAGGCTATGTACCAAATGTTGGACCAGGGCTTCGTAGGTCTCATCTTCTCCTGCTTCATTGAGGACAAGAACACCAAAACGGGTCGAGTGCTGTACACCTGTTTCCAGTCGGTTCAAGCCCAGAAGGGCTCCGAGTACGAGCGTGTGGAAATTCCTATCCACGTCGTCCCGCGGGAGGCCATCGGTAAAGTATGCCTGGAGTCAGCGGTGGAGCTGCCGCGTATCCTCTGTCAAGAAGAACAGGATACATATCGTAAGATCCACAGTCTGGCTCACTTGGACCCGGTGACGAAGATCCACAATGGGTCGGTGTTTACAAAGAATCTATGCAGCCAGATGTCAGCGGTGAGCGGACCACTGCTCCAGTGGTTGGAGGACCGCCTGGAGCAGAACAAACAGACCATCGTGGAGCTCCAGCGGGAGAAGGAGAGACTGACGCAGGAGTTGAGCGCTCCATGAGTTGGAAAAACAACCTTAGTGCATCTTCCGGTTTTGTAggcaatattgttttcacagcATTATTCAGGAACAAAATGGAAGTATATGTGGTTATTCAGTTGTATATTTCTTTGTTATATGTTTATCATATCTGCACCTCCACCTCTTGGGTTTTTTGAGGTTCtgccttacattttttttcttcttttttttctcttctcttttatttttatttaatcaaatgACATGTCATTTAACTTAAGTTAAATTagattttgttttacatttgtattgatttatttcattaatggattatataattaattaaattaaaacagttaaTTATAAGATTaatttacatataaaaatattacaatgtttgtatttcataatttaaaaaaatcataaatttaaacgatttcatgtttatttaatggtgtcaatattattgtttttattttattttttttgttaatttttttgccTTACATTTCTTCAGTTTCTCCTGATTATCCCAGTGGTGTCTGTGGTGCTTATGCCacattataacaataaaaaatataacaatctCCCCAGAATGATTCTGTTcagcaggggtgttcaaagtagTCTGCAGCTACATTGTTATTGACCCTCATGATTGAATTGATAGAGTTCTCGCAAGCCCAGGGTGAGTTTGTTCTGCTGCCCTTTGTGCCTCCTGCTTACGGGAGGAGCGATGGTAAGAATTGGCCAATGACACACACGTCCTTGTAGATATTGTATAATGTacatgaagaaaataaataacatgtacAATCGGgggtgtttttcagttaataagCTGCCTTTCAATTGGGTGCTCGTTTTTCTTTCCGGTTTGAAATTTCCCCCGTTTCTTGGCCATTTTCTCGACAGTGGGGATGGGCCGAGAAGGGAGCGGAGGCAGATGATTGTGGCCGGATGGCAGCATGTGACCTCCTTTTGGTCCAAAAAAGCTGATCTGTGCGGAGAGTTTCTCGATCTGCTCGGCTTGTTTTGTCACGAGTTCCTGAAGACCCCAGAGCTGACCGTTGTCCGCTTGCCTGCTGCATTCCTGAAGATGCTTACCCTAGGAAGACACAAatatagaaagtgtttgaatcgCACAGATATCACGGCCCAGCAAATCTGTGGATTTTTGGTCAaaagaatatttgtatttttacaaagaGGCATGATCAAGagtgtattttatattgaaCTCAAAAAATGTTCCTCAGGTATCTCACCCAGATTTGCAGTTTTGTGGTTATTATTTTGCTCATACTGGGTCTGGTTTATTTTGCACAGAGATCTCCAGAGTACCAGATTTTACACACACCACCTAGCCAAGCAGGAGTCCTCACAAGTAGCGTagaaaacataaacaacacaatacGGACTGTCTTTGCCAAGCATTTTCATCGCTAATGTGCGGCCTTTAGTGGATAAAATGGACAAGTTGCAACTCCACATCACGCACAGTAAGCAACATCGGAATTTTGACTCATGACTAAACAGCGGCGTACCAGACAATGCTATTGGACGAGAGAACAGTGGTTAAAACCAGAAAGCTCAAAGGCAAAATGATTGCGTATCTATGTGAActatgaactcattcattcattttctaccgctttttcctcacgagggtcgcgggggtgctggagcctatcccagctgtcttcgggcgagaggcggggtacaccctggactggtcgccagtcaatcacagggcacatatagacaaacaaccattcacgctcacattcatacctatggacaatttggagtcgctaattaacctagcatgtttttggaatgtgggaggaaaccggagtacccggagaaaacccacgcatgcatggggagaacatgcaaactccacacagagatggccgagggtggaattgaaccctggtctcctagctgtgaggtctgcgcgccaaccactagaccgccgtgccaccctgaaCTATGAACTACTGCAGGTTTTGAAAGTttacaaatacatataatttaCCATAAGGGTTGTATgttataattataggttatcacatggtttgtctggtatcaggccaggtatcggtctcgggctgatactgacacttgggggcatgatactgggcctgatacaaGACAAatcatgtgatgatcttattatcacatactatttaatcatgagcttattatcacatactatttaatcaaaagaccatttattaccgtttattacatgtattatatataaacagtgtaaacacaggaagtttagctttcgtttttccatcatgtaaggtgccagagagttgaattttgatttgagagaatcaggctcgtattcattccccattttcttttctgattgctaaaataaacatagacacgtatttgtctaactcaggcaggggaatactttctaccagtcttcgttcgttcttgcagttgatgagccattcagaaaaaagcttgCGGTCGCCCTCGGTTTTCCGacattttcctgcatttttagttttttcgatcatttcaagagtgtcctcctcattaatggtgataaaacgttccatttctaataatataaaatgtcttctattttccctatttgtctttcgccggtagtgtcaaccgctgacatgttgacagagcacagacggcagcaaaacaaacgctgtgtgttcacgctcgtgcgctgttctctgattggttgtttcatgggcacgataccagagcagcgtgctctgagtggacagctacgggggctgatactggacatggttaaactctatattttatcagtatcactgccctgggctttgacacagtatcatttctgccttttcccgtatcattccaCTCAGAgagcgctgctctggtatcgtgcccgtgaaacaaacaatcagagaacagcgcacgagtgcttagtgcctagtgcttctccagtcaccaacaaacccaaacttgattaatggaactttaattgtcagacattgataagataagactgttgataaaatattattgttgaaatatttttgcaattattgtgtttacactgggcggcacggcagtcgagtggttagcgcgcagacctcacagctaggagaccagggttcaattccaccctctgccatgtctgtgtggagtttgcatgttttccctgtgcatgcgtg is a window encoding:
- the brcc3 gene encoding lys-63-specific deubiquitinase is translated as MAVSAVHLESDAFLVCMNHALSTEKEEVMGLCIGEVESTRIVHIHSVIILRRSDKRKDRVEISPEQLSAASTEAERLADMTSRPMRVVGWYHSHPHITVWPSHVDVRTQAMYQMLDQGFVGLIFSCFIEDKNTKTGRVLYTCFQSVQAQKGSEYERVEIPIHVVPREAIGKVCLESAVELPRILCQEEQDTYRKIHSLAHLDPVTKIHNGSVFTKNLCSQMSAVSGPLLQWLEDRLEQNKQTIVELQREKERLTQELSAP